Proteins encoded together in one Acidobacteriota bacterium window:
- the cas5u6u gene encoding type I-U CRISPR-associated protein Cas5/Cas6 — MFALAFRFRAGRYHATPWGRNVNEADVAWPPEPWRLLRALIAAWWRKGDRARWSEDNLARLVDTLAGTLPEYRLPAGAVHAHTRHYMPTGALANGRPKTTLVFDAFVRLPEHSTLVTAWPRVTLEAEAFAFASHLAGAVGYLGRAESWTECEALAEWDGDPNCRPLDGAPHGDPVRLLAPQTPAAYAAERQRIMDDMRSQILAAPGKPPTQRAVEKQLDKALTSKGRQAHTLPERLVDALALDTADYQDRGWSRPPAAREIVYERAPEAAPRVVARAAGRRTVRAEGDLPTVARFLLAGRPLPRIEDAVRIGELMRRAALAQFGWRRDDAAGRSIPLAPWEVSGRDTAGKPLKDPSHRHAFWLPEDADGDGWIDHVSVFIASGLNREVQARFDRITRLWLAPKQRSEDIDAEPGAVKEWRLALEGFGRPADFAGGARIFGASRRWRSVTPFLASGHLKATGYAGEVRRLLRRRGLDATGVRVDELGAIEVGGTPRRAIHFHRFRSRGREVQPDAAGALLDVVLPEAIEGPLSIGYGSHFGLGLFAADQDDKESTGAS; from the coding sequence ATGTTCGCACTCGCCTTCCGCTTCCGGGCCGGCCGCTACCACGCGACGCCGTGGGGCCGCAACGTCAATGAGGCCGACGTTGCCTGGCCCCCGGAACCGTGGCGCCTGCTGCGGGCGCTCATCGCCGCATGGTGGCGCAAGGGCGACCGCGCGCGCTGGTCCGAGGACAACCTCGCGCGGCTGGTCGACACCCTCGCGGGGACACTGCCCGAGTACCGCCTGCCGGCGGGCGCCGTCCACGCCCACACCCGCCACTACATGCCGACGGGCGCTCTCGCCAATGGACGGCCGAAGACCACGCTCGTCTTCGACGCGTTCGTGCGGCTCCCCGAGCACTCGACCCTCGTCACCGCGTGGCCGCGGGTGACGCTGGAGGCGGAGGCCTTCGCGTTCGCTTCCCATCTCGCCGGCGCCGTCGGCTATCTCGGCCGGGCCGAGAGCTGGACGGAATGCGAAGCGCTCGCAGAGTGGGACGGCGACCCGAACTGCCGGCCCCTCGACGGAGCGCCCCACGGGGATCCCGTCCGGTTGCTCGCTCCCCAAACGCCCGCGGCCTACGCGGCCGAGCGGCAGCGAATCATGGACGACATGAGAAGTCAGATACTCGCGGCGCCCGGTAAGCCACCCACCCAACGCGCCGTCGAGAAGCAGCTCGACAAGGCGCTGACGAGCAAGGGCCGGCAGGCCCACACGCTGCCCGAACGGCTCGTGGACGCACTCGCACTCGACACGGCCGACTACCAGGACCGCGGCTGGAGCCGCCCACCCGCCGCCCGCGAGATCGTCTACGAGCGCGCGCCGGAAGCCGCGCCGCGCGTGGTCGCCCGCGCCGCCGGCCGCCGCACCGTTCGAGCCGAGGGCGATCTGCCCACCGTCGCCCGCTTCCTGCTCGCCGGCCGGCCCCTTCCCCGCATCGAGGACGCCGTCAGGATTGGCGAGCTGATGCGCCGCGCGGCGCTCGCGCAGTTCGGCTGGCGGCGGGACGATGCCGCGGGCCGCTCGATTCCACTGGCGCCGTGGGAAGTCTCCGGCCGCGACACCGCCGGGAAGCCGCTGAAGGATCCCTCCCATCGGCACGCGTTCTGGCTCCCCGAGGATGCGGACGGCGACGGCTGGATCGACCACGTCTCCGTGTTCATTGCCAGCGGCTTGAATCGCGAGGTCCAGGCACGGTTCGATCGCATCACCCGGCTCTGGCTGGCCCCGAAGCAGCGATCGGAAGATATCGACGCGGAGCCGGGCGCCGTGAAGGAATGGCGCCTCGCGCTGGAGGGCTTCGGCCGGCCGGCCGACTTCGCCGGCGGCGCGCGCATATTCGGCGCGTCGAGGCGCTGGCGCAGCGTGACGCCGTTCCTTGCGTCGGGCCACCTGAAGGCGACCGGATACGCGGGGGAGGTGCGGCGGTTGCTGAGACGCCGCGGACTCGACGCTACCGGCGTCCGGGTCGACGAGTTAGGAGCGATCGAAGTCGGCGGAACACCACGACGCGCGATCCACTTCCACCGCTTTCGTTCGCGCGGGCGGGAAGTACAGCCTGATGCGGCCGGCGCCCTGCTCGACGTCGTGTTGCCGGAAGCGATTGAAGGGCCTCTGTCCATCGGCTACGGCAGCCACTTCGGGCTGGGATTGTTCGCGGCAGACCAGGACGACAAAGAGAGCACCGGCGCATCGTGA
- a CDS encoding ATP-binding protein translates to MTRRRLPIGIQTFRTLRERNCYYVDKTPHVRALLNEGTHYFLSRPRRFGKSLFLDTLKDLFEGNEPLFAGLDIHDQWDWSVRHPVVRLSFGSGNFKEPGQVEARLTEQLAAIERRAGLPADYATVPGRFGDLLEALHRKTGQPVVVLVDEYDKPILDALDVPDVARTNRDFLRGVYAAIKDGDAHVRFAFLTGVSKFSKVSLFSGLNNLKDITLDPRYSTICGYTDADLDTVFAAELPGLDRDEIRTWYDGYNWRGRETVYNPFDILLLFDRREFKAHWFETGTPSFLVDTLCKRRVGAPSLEEMVGTDELLSKFDVDDIGTEALLFQTGYLTIAEERNLGGKSLYRLGYPNREVKQSLNEHLLRAMGPDPSRQGAHDIRLYELLAANDFTGLESLFRAFFAGIPYNWHVNNDIAHFEGYYASLFYSWFAALGLDVAAEDAGSSGRLDLVLRFNANVYLFEFKVVESTPEGAGMAQLKDRGYADKYRSRGEPIHLIAVEFSSKARNLASFAVERA, encoded by the coding sequence ATGACCAGACGCAGACTGCCCATCGGCATCCAGACGTTCCGCACGCTCCGGGAGCGGAACTGCTACTACGTGGACAAGACGCCTCATGTCCGCGCGCTGCTGAACGAGGGGACGCACTATTTTCTGTCCCGCCCGCGGCGCTTCGGCAAGAGCCTGTTTCTGGATACGCTGAAGGACCTGTTCGAGGGGAACGAGCCGCTGTTCGCGGGACTCGACATCCACGACCAGTGGGACTGGTCGGTTCGGCATCCGGTGGTGCGCCTGAGCTTCGGCAGCGGCAACTTCAAGGAACCGGGCCAGGTGGAGGCGCGCCTGACGGAGCAACTTGCCGCCATCGAGCGCCGCGCCGGCCTCCCGGCGGACTACGCCACGGTCCCCGGACGGTTCGGCGACCTCCTGGAGGCGCTGCACCGCAAGACCGGGCAACCGGTCGTCGTGCTGGTGGACGAGTATGACAAGCCGATCCTCGACGCGCTGGACGTGCCCGACGTCGCGCGCACCAACCGCGATTTTCTGCGCGGCGTCTACGCGGCCATCAAGGACGGTGACGCGCACGTCCGGTTCGCGTTTCTCACCGGGGTCAGCAAGTTCTCCAAGGTCAGTCTGTTCTCCGGACTCAACAACCTGAAGGACATCACGCTCGACCCGCGCTACTCGACCATCTGCGGCTACACGGACGCGGACCTCGACACCGTGTTCGCGGCGGAATTGCCGGGTCTCGACCGCGACGAGATACGAACCTGGTACGACGGCTACAACTGGCGCGGTCGCGAAACGGTCTACAACCCCTTCGACATCCTGCTGCTCTTCGACCGCCGCGAGTTCAAGGCCCACTGGTTCGAAACCGGCACGCCCTCGTTCCTGGTGGACACGCTTTGCAAGCGGCGCGTCGGTGCTCCGTCCCTCGAAGAGATGGTCGGCACCGACGAGCTGCTGTCGAAGTTCGACGTGGACGACATCGGGACGGAGGCGCTCCTGTTCCAGACGGGTTACCTGACGATCGCCGAGGAGCGGAACCTCGGCGGCAAGTCCCTGTACCGGCTGGGCTATCCGAACCGCGAGGTGAAGCAGAGCCTGAACGAACATCTGCTGCGCGCCATGGGGCCGGACCCGTCCCGGCAGGGCGCGCACGACATCCGGCTGTACGAACTGCTTGCGGCCAACGACTTCACCGGCCTCGAATCCCTGTTCCGGGCCTTCTTCGCCGGCATTCCCTACAACTGGCACGTCAACAACGACATCGCGCACTTCGAGGGCTACTACGCCAGCCTGTTCTATTCGTGGTTCGCCGCGTTGGGACTCGACGTCGCGGCGGAGGACGCCGGCAGCAGCGGTCGTCTGGACCTGGTGCTGCGCTTCAACGCCAACGTCTACCTGTTCGAGTTCAAGGTGGTGGAGTCGACGCCGGAGGGCGCCGGGATGGCCCAATTGAAGGATCGGGGCTACGCGGACAAGTACCGCAGCCGAGGCGAACCCATCCACCTGATAGCGGTCGAGTTCAGCAGCAAGGCCCGCAACCTGGCGTCGTTTGCAGTGGAGCGTGCGTGA